From the genome of Candidatus Alcyoniella australis:
CGATCTCATTGAGGAAATTTTGCAGCGTTATATCTGTCTTGAAGCTGAAGCCCCAGACAGCGTCGAAACGATCCTTGACGCGTTCAGCAGCCTTGCACGCCAGCACCGACTTGCCGATACCGCCCATGCCCAGCAGGGTGAGCACGCGATGCTCTTGCAGCAGCGCCTCGATTGCGTCCAGTTCCTTTTCCCGGCCGTGGAACGAGGAGGGGGCGTAGATGGCGGAAAGGTCGAAGGTGGTGGAAACTTCAATCGGTTTTGGTTTATACGTCAATAATGTATCAATTTTACCCTCAAGTCTCTTTTGGTGTCTGAGAGTAATAATTACGGATTTTAAACCAACACAAACGCCATAAATTCCTAATAACCCTATTAGACCGCCTGCGATAGTGATGACGATTTGTACAGCATTATTTAATTGATTAAACCATTCGATCCAACCCATAAAGACCTCCCCTAAATCTCAATAGAATATATTCCCCGTATGGTCAAGTTATTCTGTGGAAAAGAGAAAAAAAGAGCAAGACCGGCAGGCGGGAGTCGGTGCTGATACATGCACGATGTGGCAATAGGAAGTAGATCCTTCGCCTGTGGCTCAGGATGACAGCTAATGCTCTATATTCTTAATATCGTGCGCCCCTTATTGAAAAGTGACCGATTGCAGTATAATGGCGAGATGTCTACCAAACCCGGCCCAACCATTCTCGATGTACCTTCCGAGACCATTTACGCGTGGGAGCAAGAGGGGTTTACAAAGACCAACTACGCTTGCTTCCATTTTCAGGGCCCGTGCGATGTCGAGGCGCTGGACAGTGCGCTTGCCCAGGCTCAATCCGCCTGGCCGAACTTTCACGCGAACCTGATCCCCACGCGGTTCGGGCTTTACAGGAGGCTCGCCTGGCACGTCCGGGAGCAGCCCGCGAAGCTCGAGGTGCGGGATTTCACCGCGCTGGAGAATCCGCCCGAGGACATGGAGGCCTGGATCCACCCGCAGATGTTGCCCGAGGTCGATCATCTGCTCGACCTGCAGCAGGAATACCCGGTCAAGTTCATCCTATTCCTCCTGCCCCGGCAGCAATGCTGCCTGGCCATGGTCGTGCATCATGTGGTCACGGACGGCGGAGGAGTTTTCGACTTCATGCGGGATCTGTTCGGCATCTATCACCAAATGATCAAGGGCTCGGCGCCCGATTGGGCACAGGTGTCGGGGATGCACTCCCAGGCAGGTGCCGTCACGCCCGTTGTGCCGGTTTCCGGATGGCGATTTGTGCGCGACCTGCTGGCCGAGTGGCGCAAGTACCCCATGTGGCAGGCGGTGCGCGTGGCCAGCGACCCTGGTGGCGGGCACGGCCGCAACATGATCCGCCACATCATCTCGGATCAGGATCTGCAAAAGGCCCTACGGGAACGGGCCAGGCGCGAAGGCGGCACGCTGTCGGACCTGGTGATGGCCGCGTCAAAGCTGGCGATCCAGGAGTTCAACGGCTCGCGGAACGCGCCGAGCGAGATCATGTATCACGGCCTGGCCGTCAACCAGCGGCTGCGGGTGGCACAGTCCGATGCCGCGATCCTGGGCAATCCGATGTCGGTAATTACGATCCCCAGCAACTCGGCCGACAGGCGCGATCCCGAGACGCTGCTGCGATATTTGGTCGCCTGCCGCAAGCGCAAACTCGACGCGGGCCACGACCTTAAAATATCCGGGCTAAGCCGAAAGCTGACCATGATCTGCCGAATTTTGCCCATCGGTATTCGGTACCAATTCCTGCGGCTCCTGGTGGAACAGAAGCTCTCCTATTTCCTGACCAACGTGGGCGTGGTCTGGCCGGAGATGAAGGACGGCAGGCCCACCGGGCAGACGGCGATCAAGCGCGTCGGCGACATGGAGCTGATCGATATCCACTCGAGCATCGGCGCAACCAAAAAGACCGGGAACGCCCTGATCCTCAGGACGATTTACGGAAAACTGTATTTCATCTTCGCTTTGGGAAAACACCTGATCTCGGAGGATGACGCCCAGGAGTTCTCGAGCCTGGTGGTGAAGAAGACCATCGGCTACCTGTAAGGGTCCGTAATCGCGAACTCGTTTCAAAATCTTCGTTTACCTAGATGCTAAAAAAAGGGCCGAGGCACTGCCCCGGCCCTGGTAATTGTCAATAGTTAACTTGCTCGACCGCCTGGTGTTTGCGCGAGTTTTGCGGCGGCTTGAAGCCGGCTAGAAGGATTCGCCGATCATGAAGTACGGGAATACGCCCCAGGGGCTTACGCCTAGATCGAGGCGCAAGTTGATCCGCTCGTCCGGGTCCAGGGCAAAGCGCACCCCTGCTCCCGCAGCGTACTTGACCAGCTCCAGCTCGTAGTTCTGTAGGGAGTCCGAGACGTCTCCCGCCGCAACGAAGGTAGCGCCGGAGAAGCGCCAGTAGATGGGAAAGCGATATTCGACCTGGCCACGGATCAGCATCCGGTCGTTGAAGCGACCGGCGTAAATCCCGCGGATGCCCTGCATGTCCGTGCGCTCGTTAAACGGCACGCCCCCGCTTAGCCAGGTGGCGTAGGCCTGCACTGCCAGCACGTGCATCCCGCCCAGGCCGATATAGCGCCGCAGGTCGATCACGTAGGCCTGGTAGTCGAAGTCCGAGCCCAAAGCCTCCTCGTAAAAGCAGGCATTGAACTGGTACCACCCGCCGCGCAGGGGAAAAAATGTGTTGTCGCGCGAATCCAAGTCCACGGCCGGGCCCAGTCCCGAGCGCAGGCCCCCGCGCGATCCGGCGAGCTTGCGTTGGTCGAGCAGCATTTCGGGCTCGCGCTGGATCACGCTGGAGCGTTTGAGGTCGTACCAGACGCCCAGACGGAAACTGCGCCAAACGCGGCGCATAACCCAGGGCTGAACCATGGCGCTCTGGGCCACGAAACTCTCTTCGGAGTCCTCATCCGAGTCGTTGCCGTTGCCGAAGAACGAGTCGGGCATCTTGCTGTAGGCGCAGACGAGCTTGATCTCCCAGTTCTCGCCGTCGAGGTACACGTCGGGGACCACGGTCAGCAGCGCCTGATTCTTCAGGGTGTACATGGCAAAAGCTTGGAGCGTATCCGGCCGCGAATCGCGGGGCTGGTGCGGGTCGCGCATGGTCAGGATCAGCGCGCCTCCCGCTCCGAAGCTGGTCTCCGGCGTGTACAGCGCCACGGGAAAGAGGTTTAGGCCGTAGGGATCGGGATTGAGCAAGTCCCGCAGCTGCTCCTCGTAGCCCCAGTCTTCGGCCGACGGCTGTTCGTCGGCCCGCGCCGCTGCAGGCGCGAACAGCACAACGACCAATAGGCAGGCCAAGGTTCCAATGCTCAGATCATTCACGGGGATCAGCTTGGCACAATTTCCGCTGAACGATCAATGTTTGAAATAGGTCGCGCTGAAGATCGGTCCCACGGCTTTAGCGGACTGCTGACCCTCTGCAATATCGCCAGCCGTTGTTCGATGTTTGCAAGGATCTACATTCGTATAGCGCAAGTATAAGTCTTATCAGCAAATAAGCAGCTACTTCACATCGGTGGTATGCTGTTTTATAAGCAGTACCGTATTAACCCGTGGCGTAAATGGAAAGCATCAAGGCTGATGGGTATCACAACTGATTTTGTTGTCATTATTATTGCCGCCCTGATCGGTGGTCTGGTTGCCCGAAAATTAAGGCAACCTCTGATTATCGGATACATTTTTGCCGGCATCGCAATCGGGCCGTACACTGGCGGCGTAACCGTCTCAGATGTTCATCAGATCGAACTCCTGGCGGAGATCGGCGTGGCGCTGCTGCTTTTCGCCCTGGGGCTTGAGTTCTCCTTCAAGAAATTAAGGCCGGTCCGCTACGTTGCCCTGCTCGGAACGCCCATCCAAATAGGCCTGATTCTCGGATACGGATACCTGATCGGGGGTTTCCTCGGACTGGGAAGCGGAGAGCGTATTTGGCTCGGAGCGATGCTCTCGCTTTCCAGTACGATGGTTCTTCTCCGATCGTTAATGAATCAGGGATGGATGGGGACTCTCTCCAGCCGCGTTATGATCGGCATGCTGATTGTGCAGGACCTTGCAATCGTACCGATGATGATCGTTCTGCCCCAGCTGAATCAGCTCTCCATCGGCATCGGGCTGTTACTGATCGATGCCATCAAGGCGATTGTGTTCATCGCCGTAATGGTCGTCCTGGGAACCAAAGCCCTGCCCTGGGCGATGAAGCAAATCGCCCGCTGGAAATCACGAGAGCTATTTCTGCTGGCAATTACTGCGATCGGCCTCGGGATCGGCTATGCCACCTACCGCATCGGTCTGCCCTTCGCTTTCGGCGCTTTCGTCGCGGGCATGGTTCTCAGCGAGTCTGATTTCGGCCACCAGGCCCTGAGTGAGATCATTCCCGTACGCGATCTGTTCGGTTTGCTTTTCTTTACATCGGTGGGCATGTTGCTCGATCCGGCCTTTCTTTTCGATAATCTCTCAACGGTGTTGCTGCTTGTCATACTCGTCACGGTGGGAAAGGGATCTGTTTTCGCCCTTGTCACCCGCCTGTTCGGCTATGGCAATGTAGTTCCATTGGCAGCGGGATTGGGCATGTTCCAGATCGGTGAGTTTTCTTTTGTTCTGGCCCGTCTCGGTGTATCGAGCAACTCAATAAGTCAAGAACTATACTCGCTGATTCTCTCCACTGCCGTTTTGACGATGATTATGACCCCGTTTATCTCCAGTCAGACGACTCGAATCTATTCCCTCAGAAAACGATCGTTTCAACAGGAGCCTCCACAGACAACGAACCTGCCCGCAGACCGCCTGAAAGATCATGTCATCATCGCCGGAGCGGGCCGTGTAGGCCTCAACGTGGCGCGGGTTTTGAAAAAGCTTGACCTGCCTTTCGTTGTCATTGAATTGGATCACCAGCGAGTGGAGGAAATCAAACAGGAGAACATTCCCGTGGTTTTCGGAGATGCTGCACAGCCGGTCGTCCTGGATGCCGCCAATTTGCAGGGGGCCAAATTGCTTCAGGTGACGCTTCCGGGAATCGCTGACGTCCGTAATATCGTGAGGCTGGCGGCGGAGAAAAACCCTTCGCTCCCGATTGTCGCCAGGGTGAAAAATGTAGAGGAAATGGAAATGTTAAACGGTCTCGGCGTTCACGAGGTGGTTCAACCCGAATTCGAAGCCGGGTTGGAAATGACGCGACAAGCCTTGCTTCAAATGCAGGTTGCTCCCTCGGACGTATTTCAGTATGCCGACGCCGTCCGCCGCGATTTCTACTCCTCGTTGTATCAGAAATTGGATTATCGCCTGCTCTCACAGTTCCAATCTGCAGAGGGGGCGTTTAAACTGGAGTGGACGGAAATCACGGCGCACAGCACGTTGGCGGGCAAAACCATTGGCGAGATGGAAATCAGGCGCCAGACAGGTGTCTCCGTTGTTGGAGTGCTGCGAAACGGCGACTTGGCGCCGAATCCCGACGCGGACTTCAGCCTGATGGCCGGCGATATTGTGGCCGTTATCGGCAAGCCGGAACAGCAGAAGCAGTTCCGCGACAACATGCTGAACATTAAAAGTTAAATCCGCCTTCAGCAGATCAATGTTTGGAATAGGTCGCGCTGAAGATCGGTCCTACGGCGAATTGCTTGAACGCCTCGGAGCGTACGACCTCAAACCCGGAATCGTGCATTAGCCGCCTGACCTCGGTGGCCTTGATGCCGCGCGAATTGTTGGTCGGCTCGCGCAAAAAGATCCGACCGCCGGGCTTGAGCAGGCCGCTGAGCGCCTGCAATATCGCGAGCCGACGTCCGGGGTAGACGTCGTGCAACACGAAGTGCAGCGCCACCGCATCGAAGCTGCCCGGCTCGAGCTTGAGCCGATCGACCTCGCCGCGCAGATACTCGACGTTGTCGTGCTTGCGTAGCGTATGGCGCGTTGCATCCAGCCACTGGCCCGAGACGTCGACGCAGGTCAGCTTTCCGCCGTTGCCCTCGAGGATCGGCGCGATATGGCGCGCCAAGGCCCCGTCCCCGGGGCCCAGCTCGAGCACGCGCTCGCCGCCGTCAAGCTGCATCTGCTCGACGAACCTATGGTAGAAATTGCTCAGCAGTGTGCGCGTGGCCAGCTTACTGATAACCATCTTTATTCTTTCCGGCTCGTAATATCCGTTGGACGAATGCCGTCCGAGCGTCAGTTGATTGTCCATGATTAGTCATGAAAACAGGCAGCCGATATCGTTCTAAGCTGCGCCCAATAGGGCGCCTCGGGCTTTGCTTGATATCGCAGAGGCTGCCGATTTCACGTTATCCTCCCTTGACAAGGATCGATCGGGTCGAAATATATGCAATATCTGAGCCATGACCGCCTAAAAGCCGTGGGTTTAGCATTTACATATAGTTTTGACGGATTATTAGGAATTTATTTTTTCGGCTTTGGGGGTTGCTTGTACCAAAACGGTATTGTCTAATTACAAACCGTTGAATCGCAAGTAATTCAGTACTGCGTACCAAAATGAGATATTCCAAAAGCGCCGGATGAAAG
Proteins encoded in this window:
- a CDS encoding condensation domain-containing protein encodes the protein MLYILNIVRPLLKSDRLQYNGEMSTKPGPTILDVPSETIYAWEQEGFTKTNYACFHFQGPCDVEALDSALAQAQSAWPNFHANLIPTRFGLYRRLAWHVREQPAKLEVRDFTALENPPEDMEAWIHPQMLPEVDHLLDLQQEYPVKFILFLLPRQQCCLAMVVHHVVTDGGGVFDFMRDLFGIYHQMIKGSAPDWAQVSGMHSQAGAVTPVVPVSGWRFVRDLLAEWRKYPMWQAVRVASDPGGGHGRNMIRHIISDQDLQKALRERARREGGTLSDLVMAASKLAIQEFNGSRNAPSEIMYHGLAVNQRLRVAQSDAAILGNPMSVITIPSNSADRRDPETLLRYLVACRKRKLDAGHDLKISGLSRKLTMICRILPIGIRYQFLRLLVEQKLSYFLTNVGVVWPEMKDGRPTGQTAIKRVGDMELIDIHSSIGATKKTGNALILRTIYGKLYFIFALGKHLISEDDAQEFSSLVVKKTIGYL
- a CDS encoding BamA/TamA family outer membrane protein, which gives rise to MNDLSIGTLACLLVVVLFAPAAARADEQPSAEDWGYEEQLRDLLNPDPYGLNLFPVALYTPETSFGAGGALILTMRDPHQPRDSRPDTLQAFAMYTLKNQALLTVVPDVYLDGENWEIKLVCAYSKMPDSFFGNGNDSDEDSEESFVAQSAMVQPWVMRRVWRSFRLGVWYDLKRSSVIQREPEMLLDQRKLAGSRGGLRSGLGPAVDLDSRDNTFFPLRGGWYQFNACFYEEALGSDFDYQAYVIDLRRYIGLGGMHVLAVQAYATWLSGGVPFNERTDMQGIRGIYAGRFNDRMLIRGQVEYRFPIYWRFSGATFVAAGDVSDSLQNYELELVKYAAGAGVRFALDPDERINLRLDLGVSPWGVFPYFMIGESF
- a CDS encoding cation:proton antiporter, which produces MLFYKQYRINPWRKWKASRLMGITTDFVVIIIAALIGGLVARKLRQPLIIGYIFAGIAIGPYTGGVTVSDVHQIELLAEIGVALLLFALGLEFSFKKLRPVRYVALLGTPIQIGLILGYGYLIGGFLGLGSGERIWLGAMLSLSSTMVLLRSLMNQGWMGTLSSRVMIGMLIVQDLAIVPMMIVLPQLNQLSIGIGLLLIDAIKAIVFIAVMVVLGTKALPWAMKQIARWKSRELFLLAITAIGLGIGYATYRIGLPFAFGAFVAGMVLSESDFGHQALSEIIPVRDLFGLLFFTSVGMLLDPAFLFDNLSTVLLLVILVTVGKGSVFALVTRLFGYGNVVPLAAGLGMFQIGEFSFVLARLGVSSNSISQELYSLILSTAVLTMIMTPFISSQTTRIYSLRKRSFQQEPPQTTNLPADRLKDHVIIAGAGRVGLNVARVLKKLDLPFVVIELDHQRVEEIKQENIPVVFGDAAQPVVLDAANLQGAKLLQVTLPGIADVRNIVRLAAEKNPSLPIVARVKNVEEMEMLNGLGVHEVVQPEFEAGLEMTRQALLQMQVAPSDVFQYADAVRRDFYSSLYQKLDYRLLSQFQSAEGAFKLEWTEITAHSTLAGKTIGEMEIRRQTGVSVVGVLRNGDLAPNPDADFSLMAGDIVAVIGKPEQQKQFRDNMLNIKS
- a CDS encoding class I SAM-dependent methyltransferase → MVISKLATRTLLSNFYHRFVEQMQLDGGERVLELGPGDGALARHIAPILEGNGGKLTCVDVSGQWLDATRHTLRKHDNVEYLRGEVDRLKLEPGSFDAVALHFVLHDVYPGRRLAILQALSGLLKPGGRIFLREPTNNSRGIKATEVRRLMHDSGFEVVRSEAFKQFAVGPIFSATYSKH